The window GCGGTTCATCCTTCGCGGGTCTGTTTTCCTATGGACGGGCTTGCATTAGCGTAAGCGTCCCGAATCTATCAGGAGCGCCGAATATCGAAACATTATCTTTAGCGCGAGCCAAAATCGCCTCATTGCGGCCGCAAATAATCACATTATTGTTTTGAGCGAGATGTTTGGCGAGAGAGAAGCCGATGCCCGAGGCACCGTCAGTAAGATGTCCTTGAATACGGATTCTAAGTCATGCTCGCCGCTCGGGAGTTTTACCGCGAAGTGCTGTCGCGACGGGTATCGAATACGGCGAATCTCATTCTATGCGGCCGTACCCACCCCCCCAGAACCTTTGCCTTCGGCAATGATCGGTTAGTTGTGAACCCAGGTCCCGATGATCGGTTTTACTGGCGCCTGTTCGCCAGTCGCGCGAACAGGACAGTAGCGGCAACGGCCAACAGCACACCCGTTGCAACGGCGGTGTAGACGCCCCACTGCAGGACCATCATCTTCAAAGCCAGGTAAAAACAGACAACCCCCAAGGCGCCAATCGCGTTGCCTCGCACGATCGCCGCCAGTTCAGAGCGGCCACCCTGCACATGAGCAAACACTGCCAGCGGCCAGGCGATCACGGGGATAGGCGCCAGGAACCCGCTGGCGACTGGCCCCAGCCACTGCGCACTCGCGGTGATCAACAGCAGCAAACAAGTCGCCGTCAACATGCGCATCGGAATGATCCAGGCAGGCGCGGGAACATAACGTCCGGAGGGGCTTCGGCAGGCTTTGGAGGTGACGCTGAGAATCACCGCAACCAGTAAAAGAGTCGATGCGATGGAAACACCCAGTGACCCAATCCCGTTCATGCAAAAGGCCACGGCCACATAGAAGGCTAACGCC of the Paucimonas lemoignei genome contains:
- a CDS encoding membrane protein — translated: MTAFYLKLIITPLLMLSISLAGKRWGTHIAGLLSGLPVTSALVMLFLSIEQGPRFASLAVPGALAGVAAIQATYLFYFTVTRRTSAVIGCVTALAFYVAVAFCMNGIGSLGVSIASTLLLVAVILSVTSKACRSPSGRYVPAPAWIIPMRMLTATCLLLLITASAQWLGPVASGFLAPIPVIAWPLAVFAHVQGGRSELAAIVRGNAIGALGVVCFYLALKMMVLQWGVYTAVATGVLLAVAATVLFARLANRRQ